The Streptobacillus ratti genomic interval TTGAATAATTTTTTAAACACTCATAATAATCTACGTAATACGTTAAGAATATTGATAATTATTTTCTAAATTTGCATTAACAAAATGCAAAGATATAAAGGCTGCCTCATCAATAGGAAGTTCTATATTTAAATCTTTTTTAATTATAGACAA includes:
- a CDS encoding PRD domain-containing protein, yielding MFKLFLDIYFWNLGIAKYYKEEFELGKKALSIIKKDLNIELPIDEAAFISLHFVNANLENNYQYS